A window of Aquibium oceanicum genomic DNA:
CCGGTCTGGTCGCTTTACGAGACGGTGATCGCCCACACCGGCCCGGTGCCCACGCTGGTGGAGTGGGACAGCGACATTCCCGACTGGCACGTGTTGCGCGCCGAGGCGGAAGCGGCCGGCCGTATCCTCGACCGAAACGCGAGCCTGGCGGAGGCGAGGCATGGAACGGTCGTTTGACGACGGCTTGACCGGTTCGCCGCCTTCGCCCGAAGGTGTAGAAGGCTACGCCGCCGCTTTCGCCTCCTGCCTGCTCGATCCCGCACGAGAGGCGCCGGATAGCATCGCCGCTCCCGGTGGCGGGCGCGCCGCGAAGCGTTTCGCCGTCTACCGCAACAACGTGGCGGCGAGCCTCGTGAACGCGCTGGCCGACATCTATCCCGCGGTCGCCAAAATCGTCGGCGAGGAGTTTTTCCGGGCAATGGCGCTGGTCTTCGCCCGCTCCTCCCCGCCGCGCTCGCGCGTGCTCAGCGAATACGGCCACGATTTTCCGGACTTGATCGCCGACTTCGGACCGGCCGCCCGCATGCCCTACCTTGCCGACGTGGCACGGCTGGAGCGCGCCTGGCTCGACGCTTTCCACGCAGCCGACGCGCAGCCGCTGGATGCGCGCGAACTCGGCGAACTGGCGCCCGACGAGCTCGCTTCGGCCTGCTTCGTGCCGCATCCGGCCATGCGACTTGTCCGCTCGCGCTACGCCGCGATCTCGATCATGGAGGCAAACCGCGGCAATGGCGGCAGCGCCGGCAGGATCAGGGGTGATGTCGGCGAGGATGCGCTCGTCACGCGGCCCGGCACGAACGTCGAGGTCCGGCGGCTGCCGCCCGGCTGCGCCGGGTTCCTGCAAGGGCTCGCGGCGGGCGCTTCGCTGGCCGCGGCCGTCGAGAGCGCGCTCGAAGAGCAGCCCGTCTTCGATGCCGGCGGGGCGATCGCCCTGATGATAGAGGCCGGCGCCTTCAGCGCGTTGCGTCCGAACCGGGCGATCGCAACTCAGTCCGCCGGAACGGGAGGGTAGTCATGTCGGGCATGGTGGAAAGCGTGGGAAGACTGCACGCCTCGGTGTTCGGCGCGGTGGAGCGGGCGCTGGACGGCTGGTTCCTCGGCCTCCTTGCCCGCTTCGTCTTCGCCGCCGTGCTGTGGATGTATTTCCTCAATTCGGCGCGCACAAAGGTCGGTGACGGGCTGCTGGGCTTCTTCGCCGTCAGCGACAACGCCTACTACCAGATCGCCCTTCCCGCCGTGGAAGCGGCCGGGGGCGACGTGAGCAAAGTGTCCTTCATTCCCTGGGGCGCCATGGTATGGGCCGGCACCTATGCCGAGTTCGTGCTGCCGGTCCTGATCGTGCTCGGCCTTTTCGCGCGCATCGCGGCGATCGGCATGATCGCCTTCATCCTGGTGCAGTCGATCGTGGATGTCACAGTCCACGCGGTCGGTCCCGAGACGATCGGCAGCCTGTTTGATCGCTTTCCGGATGCGGCGATCATCGACCAGCGACTGCTCTGGGTCTTTCCGCTCGTTTACATCGTGGTGAAGGGCGCGGGCGCGGTTTCGCTCGACGCCCTGCTTTGGCGCGCCCGGGCCAGACCGTACGGAGCGCTCGCGGCATCCGCCGGCTGACGTCGCTCGAGCACGACAAAAAGGGCGGCCCGTTTCCGAGCCGCCCAGCATCGGCCTTCAAGGCCGGTCAGCAAGGGTGGGGCATGCCGCTCAGGCGGCTTTCGCCTCGATCTGCTTCGAAGACTTGGCACCGCCGTTTGCGATGGCGATCTTCCGGGGCTTCATCTCTTCCGGAATGTTGCGCTTCAGGTCGATGTGAAGCAGGCCGTTCTTAAGCTCGGCGCCGTTGACCTCGACATGGTCGGCAAGCTGGAAGCGGCGCTCGAAGGCGCGCGAGGCAATGCCGCGATAGAGGACTTCGGTGCTCTCGCCGTTCTCGGTCTCCGCCTTCTCGCCCTTGATCGTCAGCACGTTGCGGTGAGCCTCGATCGAGATCTCGTCCTCGGCGAAGCCGGCGACCGCCATGGTGATGCGATAGGCATCCTCACCGGTGCGCGCGATATTGTAGGGGGGATAGGTCTGACCGCCATCGGGCTGCGAAAGCGAGTCCAGCATCGTGAAGAGCCGGTCGAAACCGACGGTCGAGCGATAGAGGGGGGAAAAATCGACGTGACGCATGGTTGTTCTCCTGTTGAGCAACATCGTGTTTGCGCTTTGACCGACGGCTGAAAATCCAGACTGGCATTCTCTGTCGGCCAGCGGCCCCGATTTCGGCGACCGCAGGCCTGATTTGGGAATTGGGATTTCGGGTTTCAAGTCCCCTGACAAAGGGGGAGCGCGCCGCATTCGTGGCCGCGGGATACCCGGTCCCTGGGCAATCATACTTTCATCCAATAGTGGCTTGGCTCGCGGGATCGACCGGGCCCGCGGGCCAACCGCTCTTCGGCCCCTGGTCCGCGCGCCCCGCCCGCTCTCCCGAGGGGGAAACCGGGGCCCCCCGACATGAACGCCACATGAACGGCCCCTTCCGCTTCCGTTCAGGTGCACCCGCCTATCTTCCACTCGAACAACAAGAAGCGGCGCGGCCGAACAAGGCCCCGCAAACGGTTCGGTCCGGGTGTAACGTCCCTTCCTCCCGGATCGGCATAGGCCGGAGGCGCCCCATCGCCTCCGGCCTTCAGTTTTTTCGCCATACTGTGCGATGTGTGGTTTCCGGCTCGCAAACGCCCCGGCGCCGATGCGCTCCGGGAAGGTCGGGCTAGGCTTGGGGTTCTGCCCCGGCTGCCGGCCTGTATCGTTCCACCTTGATCTCCCCCTCCCTGCTGCGGGCCTGCGCAATGTCGTAGCTGCCCTGCATGCGCATGAGTGTGTCCATACTCATACCGAAGGCTTTTTCGATGCGCAGCGCCATGTCGGACGAGAGGGCCGCGCGCTCATTGAGAAAGTTGGAGAGCGTCGGGCGGGCCACGCCCAGGATCCCGGCTGCGTCGGTTACGGAAAGTCCTGCCGGCTCGAGGATCTCGGCGCGCACGAAGACGCCCGGATGGGGCGGGTTCTTCATGCGGAAGCTGGTCGTCTCGGTCATGCCATCTCCTAGTGATAGTCTTCGTAGTCGAGGTCGATGATTTCGATCTCATCCCGGTCGATGCGGAACGTGATGCGCCAGTTTTTGCTGACGAAGAGGCTCCACGTTCCTTTCCGATCGCCGGTGAGCTGATGCGCCTTCCAGGCCGGCACACTCCTCAGTTCGTCCTCGCGCTCCATGTCCTGCAGGAAGGCGACGATGTTGCGGATTTTTCCCACGAATGGCGCCTGGAGCCCGCTCGCGTCATCGTAGAGGATCAAACGGCGCAAGCCTTTGTGCTTCACGGATCGAATTCTCATCCCGCGACCGAAATGACGCCTCGAAAGCAGAGTTGTCAAGTGTAACGTTACGCAATACGAGCAATTCCGACGCGTACCAGTTCGGCGGTGCGTCTCGAAGCCTTTGCTTTCCCGCCCGCTCCCTTCTATCAGAGGCCGATGGACGCCACCCAGCAGCCCGCGCCCGCCGCGGCGCCCGTGCCGGAGATCCTCTTCGGAACGGCCGACAACGAAATCCCGCCGCGCGCCCGCGCGGGCTATCTGAAGGCGCGCGACGGACGCCGGCTCCGATACGCCGTGTTCGCCGCCGGCGGGCGGCCCCGCAAGGGCACGGTGGTCATTCTCCAGGGGCGCAACGAGAGTATCGAGAAGTATTTCGAGACGATCGGCGACCTGTCGGTGCAGGGCCTCGGAACCGCCATCATGGACTGGCGCGGCCAGGGCGGATCTGACCGGCTGATCCGCGATCCCGAGCGCGGCTATGTCGACAGTTTCCGCGACTATGTCGGTGACCTCGACCGGTTCTTCGAGGAGATCGTGCTGCCGGACTGTCCCGGACCGTTCTACATCCTCGCCCATTCCACCGGAGCGCTGGTGGCGCTGATGGCGGCACCGGACCTCGTCAACCGCGTCCGCCGCATGGTGCTGACGTCGCCGCTTCTAAGCCTCGAGGGCCTTCCCGTCTCGATGCTCACCGTGCAGCGGTTGGCGACGTTTCTCTACAGCATCGGCCTGGGCTCCATGTATCTCGGCGGCGGACCGCGCTCGGCCGGAAAGACCGCCTTCGCCACCAACACGCTGACGTCGGACTTCCGCCGCTACACCCGCAACACCGGCATCTATTTGCGGCATCCCGAACTCGGCCTCGGCGGCCCCACCGTCACCTGGATCCTGGCGGCCTGCCGTGCCATCGCGCGGGTGACGGACCCGGACTTCATGGCCCGCATCCAAATCCCGACGCTCCTGATCGCCGCCGGTGCCGACGAGGTCGTTTCGACGCCGGCCATCGAGGAATACGCCATGGCGCTGAAGTCGGGCTCGCTGCTCACCATCGACGGAGCCCGCCACGAACTCCTCCAGGAGGCGGACGTCTATCGCGAGCAGTTCCTCGCAGCCTTCGACGCCTTCGTACCGGGCACGGACGTTCTCTAAGACTAGCCGTCGATCGCCTTCAGCGCGGCGGCGTGAAGCTCCGGGGACGCGGCGGCGATGATGTCGCCTCCGTTCTCGGCCGGCCCGCCCTCCCAGGTCGTGACCACGCCGCCCGCCTTCTCGATGATCGGGATCAGCGCCACGATGTCGTAGGATTGCAGCCCGGCATCCACCGCGATGTCGGCGTAGCCCGCCGCGACCATGGCAAAGCCGTAGCAGTCGGTGCCATAGCGTGTCAGCCGCGCCGCGCGCTCGAGGCGATCGTATCGCACGCGCAGATCGCCGGTGAAGAGCGCCGGCGTTGTGGTGAAGACGGTCGCCTGCGAGAGATCGGCGATGCGCCGCGTCGAAAGCCGGCGCGGCCCGCCCGGGCCTTCGTAGAAGGCGCCGTCGGCGGTGGCGAAATAGAGTTCGCCGGTGAAGGGCTGGGACATCATCCCGGACACGGCCCTGCCCGCGACGGTGAGCCCGACGAGCGTTCCCCACATCGGGATGCCGGAGATGAAGGCGCGCGTGCCGTCGATCGGATCGATCACCCAGACCCGGTCGGACCCGCCGTTCTCCGTACCATGCTCCTCGCCCAGAATGCCGTCGGCGGGAAACTCGGCCTTGATCAGTTCGCGGATCACCCGCTCGGCTTCGCGGTCCGCCTCGGTAACGGGATCGAAGCCCGAATCGAACTTGTTGGAGACGAGGCCCGCGGTGCGGAACCGGGGCAAGGTCTCCTTCGCCGCCGCGTCCGCCATCCTGCGCAGGAACTCCGCGATGTCCATCCGTCGCTTCTCCGAACTGTTGTAAATCCGTCACATTCGATGCGCGATGAAATGCACGCGCGCGCTTCCATAACTGTTTTCCAAGAGTAGCGCTTGACAATTGTGCATCGCACAATATGGTCTTTCATGAACGGTTTGTTCCGTTCTGCCCTCCTTGGGCGTTTCCTCCCTAGACTTCGACCGCGTCGTGAAAACGATGCGGTCTTTTTTTCGCCGACGGCGGGAGTTGTCCGCCGCGGAGACGATTTTTTGGCTATTCGGCAGCGAGCGGGCGTTCTTCGACGAAGGGCGCCGACCGGATCAGGAGCGTCATGAAGCGGGCGATGTCCTGCGCCAGCGGCTCGAAGCCGCTCGACTTCCGGTATGTTCGCTCGTTCATGTAGAGGCCGCGGTTCACCTCGATCTGCACCGCGTGCAGCCCGCGCGCCGGGCGGCCGTAATGCTCGGTGATGAAGCCGCCCGCATAGGGCTTGTTGTGGGCGACGGTGTAGCCGAGCGAGGTGAGGATGCCGATCGTAGCCTCGGTCATGGCGGCAGAGGCCGAAGCGCCGAACCGGTCCCCCACGATGAAATCGGGCCTGATGCCGCTGTCGCCGAGCCGGATGCTCGCAGGCATCGAGTGGCAGTCGATCAGCGCCGCAACCCCGAACCGCGCCTGCGTGGCCACGATCAGGCGCCTGAGGCTCTCGTGATAGGGCTTGTAGACGAGATTGATGCGGCCCACCGCTTCCTCGAGCGGTATCTTGCCGCCATAGATCTCCTGGCCTTCGCCGACGATCCGCGGCACCGTGCCGAGCCCGCCCGCGACCCGCGCCGAGCGGACGTTGGCGAAGGGCGGCGGCGTTTCCAGGAACATGCGCGGATCGAGTTCCCACGGCTCCCGGTTGACGTCGAGATAGGCGCGCGGGAAGTTCGCCGTCAGCATGGGCGCGCCGAGCGCCAGTGCCTCGCGGAAGAGTTCGTCGACGAAGCAGTCCTCCGAGCGCCGGATCGCATCCCGGTCGAGCCGCGCCATCGCCAGGAAGCGCTGCGGGTAGTGCCGTCCGCTGTGCGGGGAGTTGAAGACGAAGGGAACCGTCTGGCGCTCGGGCTGCCGCACCTCGAAGGGCGCGACGTCGCGGAAGTCGGTCTCGGGGCTCATGGGCGGGGAACCCGCATGCGGATAGCGATCATGGTTGGAACGTGCCACCGGGACCAACGCCTGTCCAGCCTGTCAGCGACCTTCGGGAGCCTGCGATACGGCGGAATTCACTTGATGTTTACCCTGCCTCCCTCATATATCCGCCTTGGTGAACGGGTGGGACCGCGTCTGCCCGACAAGTGATTCGGACGGGAGCACATGGCGAGGATCCTTCTTGCTGAAGACGACGACGACATGCGCCGTTTCCTGGTGAAGGCGCTCGAACGCGCAGGCTACGACGTCAGCGATTTCGACAACGGCGCCAGCGCCTACGAGCGGCTGCGCGAGGAGCCCTTCTCGCTCCTCCTGACCGACATCGTGATGCCCGAAATGGACGGCATCGAACTCGCCCGCCGCGCCACCGAGATCGACCCGGACCTCAAGGTGATGTTCATCACCGGCTTCGCCGCCGTCGCCCTCAATCCCGATTCGAAGGCCCCGAAGGACGCAAAGGTCCTGTCGAAGCCGTTCCACCTGCGCGACCTCGTCAACGAGGTCGAGAAGATGCTTCAGGCCGCCTGACGGGGCCTTAAAAAGTCGCTGGGCTGCCTTGAGAGGACCGCGCGGACGCGGGCGTGGCCGATGTTTCGGCGGACGCGTTTTTGTCATTGACGGCCCCGCGCATTGTGTGGTGTATGCGCGGCGCTGATGGGCGTGTAGCTCAGCGGGAGAGCACTACGTTGACATCGTAGGGGTCACAGGTTCAATCCCTGTCACGCCCACCATCAGTCCTCTTTGAATTTGCGATATATTGCGGATGCATCGTGGTGTCGCTGCCCGTTGTCGGGCGGCCCTGGCAACGAATTGGCGACGTTGATCCGCCTTCGTACCCCCAAGTTGCCACGATCCCTGCGTCGGAGTTCAAACCCCTCCTCCGAGCGATGGCTTGTTCGGAGCGGAGACCGCTGTAGGGAACCGACAATCTCTACAGCTTCCGTCCAAACAACTGAGTCGTCGTCACCGCCGGAGAAGTGGCGGAGGCGCCGTCGGCGATCTCGTTGCGCGTTGGAGAGCGGCTTGCGCTGCTCGCGCGTCGGCAGGATGGCGAGGTCCTTGCTCGCCACCTGGATCAGCGCGAACCATGGCTCCAGCAGAGCCGCTCGCTCGCCGCAAGGTCGACGTCAGCACCGGTATGCCTGCGGCGTTCAACACCGCTGCCGATTCCTCCCCTGGAAGATTGATATCCACCGCGGGAGTTTCTCTGGCGCTGGAATTGTCGACGGGCACCGATTGTTGCCGTCCCGCCATCGGCCGCCGATCAGCGCGTGTTTCTCCAGAAGGCCGACGCGCATGAGGTACGAGGCACCAGGGGTCTAGCCGACGTCAAGCGCGTCCCCCGACCGAAGCTACTTGTAGGCCTTCGAGAACGCCATCCACCCGCGCTCAGGACTCGCAGCGAATGTCGAGCACGGCGCATTTTCCGTTGCTCCGTATCTCCGTAAAGGCTCGGTCGACGGCAGCGGGCAGCGCGATCGGATCCGACACGATCTCGCCCCAGCAGCCGCAGGCTCGCGCGATCATGGCGAAATCCGGCGTCGGTTCCAGACTGGTCAGAGGCATGCGGTTCGCGCGCACCGCATGGCCATCGGGATACATGGCGCGCGTGGCACGCACGACGGCGCCCCATGCAGCGTTGTTGAAGATCACGATCAGGATCGGGATCTTCTCCGCAGCGGCGATCTGCTGACACACGATCGGATTCGCGAAGAGGTAGCTTCCGTCGCCGACGGTGGCGATGACTTCGCGTTGCGGCGCAGCCAGCTTGGCACCGAGCGCCGCGGGCAGTCCCCAGCCAAGGCCGCCGGCGGGCGAACTGCCGAAGAAGCTGCCTGGTTCCGTGGTCTTCACCGCGGAAAGCACCAGGGGATACTCGTTGACGAAAATGGAATCCGGTGCACGCGCCCTGTCCAGACAGGCAGAGGCCCATGCCATGGTCATCCGCTGTGGCGCCTGCGCGACCGCCGCCAGCCCCTTGTCGCGAATGGCCGCACATTTCGATCTGGCCGGCGCCGCCCGCGCTTCGAAGCGGGACTGCGCACCATCCATCTCGTCCAGCATGGCTTGCAGGAAATGGCGCGCCGAAGCGCGGATAGTCAGATCGGAGCGGAAACCGCGCATCGGATACCGCGCCTGCAGTGGATCGGTTCCCACCTGAATGACCTTGGCGCCCGGCGGCGTGCTGCCATTGCCCGGAATCCAGGGGACATCGCATTCGATCACCAACACGAGGTCGGAATCGCCAATCCATGGCGCGGCCTCATGGCCGCCGTGGAAAGCGTCCTCGCTCGAGAGGCTGAGGTGACGCCGCCGATACTCCACCACGGCAGCGCCCGCGCGCGCGGCAAAACGCGAGAGAAGCTCCGGCACCTGCCGATCCACGCCGGCACGCGATGTGATGATGAGCGGCGACCGGGCCAGGGCGAAGAGTTCCGCTGCCTTCCTCACGTCGGTCTGCTCGGGTCCGGCGATCCTGGCCGGCATCATCAACGGCTCGTCTTCCACGCTCCCGGCCGGCTCCATGGCGAGGATTTCGCGCGGCAAGGTCAGATAGACGGGGCCGGCCGGGTCCGAATGGGCTATCGCGAGGGCACGGTCGGTTGCCAGCGTCAACTGGCGCGGGTCGCGAAGCTCGTAGTCCCAGCGAACGCTTTCGCGAACCATGCCCGCCTGGTCGAACATCTCCTGCGCCCAGTGGATGTTCAGTGACCGCGAGCCGTTCTCGCCCTCCTCGAGGATCGGCGTTCGCCCGGCGGCCAGCAGAAGGGGCACGTACTCACGGTCGGCATTGATTAACCCGTTCAGTGCGTTGGCGGTGCCGACATTGACGTGCACCATCGCCGCCTGGGCGCGCCCGGAAACCATGGCATGCCCGTGCGCCATTGAGATGGCGGCGTTCTCATGCGGGCATACCACGGGGCGCGGGATCGCGACGCCCAGCTGCTCGGAGCGCGCAATGCCCTCGACGATCGACGGGAAGTCGGTGCCGGAGTTGGCGAAGAGGAAGTCGACGCCACGTCTTTTCAGAAGGCGCATCCAGGCCTCGCCCACCGACGAAGGGGCCGGCGCCTCGGCAGCCACTCCACTCGCGGAGCCTTGCAAGGCGGTGCTCGGTGTAGCCATGTCGCGAGGTTCCTTCGTGGGTCGTGGCAGTGTGAAACGTTTCACCGTGATCGGTCAATACATTCGCGAAGCCGCCGGCGGCCGAAACGGAGCCGGGTATCAGGATCAGCAGGGAGTGAACATCACCAGCTTCTGGCCCGTCTGCGACGGAACGTAGACGGCATGAACCTCCTTGCCGATCGTCAATGCGTCGAAGTCGCAGTCGACGATGTTGGTCATCATCTTCACGCCTCCCGCAACGGTGACGTAGGCAATGGCGTAACGGTCGTCTCCGGCGCCGACGACGCTGAAGGAATAGATCTCGCCGCGAGGGTCGATCGCGCGAAACTCCAGGGTCGTGGCATGACAATGCGGACAAACGGCTCGCGGAAAATGGTGCGCCCTGCCGCAGCGGAGGCATGTCGCCAGGACAAGCCGTTCGTCGTTGGCCGCATCCCAGAATCCCTTCGCCTCAGGGGAAATCTCAGGAGCGGGATAGGAGCGCGGGTTGGACACCTCAGTCCTCCCTGGACAGGATCAGCGTGGCGCAGCCATGCCGGGTACCCAGCGCGCCGCCCGTTCCGTGGCAGAGTGCAAACCTACAGTCGGGCACTTGTAGCGCGGGATGCGCTTCGCCCCGGAGTTGCCTCACCGCCTCGACGACCTTGGTCATGCCGCCGCGGTTTGCCGGGTGATTGTTGCAAAGGCCGCCGCCGTCGGTGTTGAATGGAAGCATGCCGATGCCCGAAATGAGGTTGCCGCCCTCGACGAAGCTGCCGCCTTGACCCTTCTTGCAAAAGCCGAGGTCTTCCAGCGCCAGCAGCACCGTGATGGTGAAGCTGTCGTAGATCGAGGCATACTGGATCTGCCGGTGCTCGAGGCCGGACTCGGCGAACGCGACAGGTCCGGAATGGACCGCGGCGGTATATGTGAGATCCAGTTCGCCGGCGCCTTGGTGCTTGATGCCCTCGCCGCAGCCCAGCACTCTGATCGAGGGTCTCCCAAGTGTCCTCGCGACCTCGGGCCGGGCGAGGATAAGCGCCCCGCCACCGTCGGTTACGACGCAGCAATCGAGACGGTGCAACGGCGAGGCGATCATGGGTGATGCCATCACGTCATCGACCGTCACCGCATCCTTCAGCCAGGCGTTCGGATTATGCGCGGCGTGCCGCGAAGCTGCGACCTTTATCCAGGCGAGTTGTTCGCTTGTCGTGCCGTACTCGTGCATGTGCCGTGCCGCGCACAGCGCGTAGCTTGCAGGGGTTGTCGGACCAAACGGCACTTCGAAATCGCGCTCGGGACGGTCGCCTGTGATGGCGAGCGCTGCCGCGCTGGAGGATCGATTGGCGCTGCGGGGCTTGCCTGCCAGCGTAATGAGGGCAACGTTGCACAACCCCGCATCGATGGCTCGCGCCGCGCGCCCTACATGCGCGACGTAGGATGCCCCGCCAAGCTCCGTGGCATCAGCATAGCGTGGTGTCAGGTTGAGGTAGTCCATGACCGACAGAGCGCCCAGGCCGGGCGCATCTGCGGCGCAAAAATAGCCATCGACTTCGGATAGATCGATGCCGGCATCGGTGGCTGCGCCAATCGCACATTCGGCATGAAGCTGAACAATCGACTTGTCGGGAGCGAACCGGGTCGGATGTTCGAAAGCTCCGATGATCCTTGCGTCATATCGAGCCATTCAATCATGCTCTCCCGGAGGGGCAGCTACCATCGGTTTTATGCGCCCCAAGTCGCCCGCCCACTCTCTTCCCCCAGATTGCCGCATCAGGCAGCAACCGTCGCCGGTTCGGCGGCGACCACGCCGGTCCGCTCCTGACAGGCCACCCAATGGCCCGGTGAGAGCTCCACCAGCTTCTGCTCGTTCACCGCACATGACGGCACCCGCATCGGGCATCGCGTGTGAAAGCGACAGCCGGATGGTGGATTTATGGCGGAAGGGACATCCCCTTTCAGCAGGATGCGGGTGGTGTTCTTGCGAGCCGGGTTCGGGGTCGGAACGGCAGAGAGCAGTGCTTGGGTGTAGGGATGCGAAGGCTTCGTGCACAGCTGCCTGGCAGGCGCCAACTCCATGATCCTGCCGAGATACATCACCGCGATGCGTCGGGAGATATGCTCCACCACCGACACATCATGGGCAATGAAGAGATAGGCGAGGCCATGCTCCGCCTGCAGGTCTTGAAGCAGGTTGATGATCTGCGCCTGCACCGACACGTCGAGCGCGGAAACGGCTTCGTCGCAGACAATGAGCTTCGGCTTGACCGCAAGCGCGCGCG
This region includes:
- a CDS encoding DNA-binding domain-containing protein; translated protein: MERSFDDGLTGSPPSPEGVEGYAAAFASCLLDPAREAPDSIAAPGGGRAAKRFAVYRNNVAASLVNALADIYPAVAKIVGEEFFRAMALVFARSSPPRSRVLSEYGHDFPDLIADFGPAARMPYLADVARLERAWLDAFHAADAQPLDARELGELAPDELASACFVPHPAMRLVRSRYAAISIMEANRGNGGSAGRIRGDVGEDALVTRPGTNVEVRRLPPGCAGFLQGLAAGASLAAAVESALEEQPVFDAGGAIALMIEAGAFSALRPNRAIATQSAGTGG
- a CDS encoding DoxX family protein, giving the protein MSGMVESVGRLHASVFGAVERALDGWFLGLLARFVFAAVLWMYFLNSARTKVGDGLLGFFAVSDNAYYQIALPAVEAAGGDVSKVSFIPWGAMVWAGTYAEFVLPVLIVLGLFARIAAIGMIAFILVQSIVDVTVHAVGPETIGSLFDRFPDAAIIDQRLLWVFPLVYIVVKGAGAVSLDALLWRARARPYGALAASAG
- a CDS encoding Hsp20 family protein, with the translated sequence MRHVDFSPLYRSTVGFDRLFTMLDSLSQPDGGQTYPPYNIARTGEDAYRITMAVAGFAEDEISIEAHRNVLTIKGEKAETENGESTEVLYRGIASRAFERRFQLADHVEVNGAELKNGLLHIDLKRNIPEEMKPRKIAIANGGAKSSKQIEAKAA
- a CDS encoding HigA family addiction module antitoxin, with protein sequence MTETTSFRMKNPPHPGVFVRAEILEPAGLSVTDAAGILGVARPTLSNFLNERAALSSDMALRIEKAFGMSMDTLMRMQGSYDIAQARSREGEIKVERYRPAAGAEPQA
- a CDS encoding type II toxin-antitoxin system RelE/ParE family toxin: MRIRSVKHKGLRRLILYDDASGLQAPFVGKIRNIVAFLQDMEREDELRSVPAWKAHQLTGDRKGTWSLFVSKNWRITFRIDRDEIEIIDLDYEDYH
- a CDS encoding alpha/beta fold hydrolase, which produces MDATQQPAPAAAPVPEILFGTADNEIPPRARAGYLKARDGRRLRYAVFAAGGRPRKGTVVILQGRNESIEKYFETIGDLSVQGLGTAIMDWRGQGGSDRLIRDPERGYVDSFRDYVGDLDRFFEEIVLPDCPGPFYILAHSTGALVALMAAPDLVNRVRRMVLTSPLLSLEGLPVSMLTVQRLATFLYSIGLGSMYLGGGPRSAGKTAFATNTLTSDFRRYTRNTGIYLRHPELGLGGPTVTWILAACRAIARVTDPDFMARIQIPTLLIAAGADEVVSTPAIEEYAMALKSGSLLTIDGARHELLQEADVYREQFLAAFDAFVPGTDVL
- the hisN gene encoding histidinol-phosphatase, producing MDIAEFLRRMADAAAKETLPRFRTAGLVSNKFDSGFDPVTEADREAERVIRELIKAEFPADGILGEEHGTENGGSDRVWVIDPIDGTRAFISGIPMWGTLVGLTVAGRAVSGMMSQPFTGELYFATADGAFYEGPGGPRRLSTRRIADLSQATVFTTTPALFTGDLRVRYDRLERAARLTRYGTDCYGFAMVAAGYADIAVDAGLQSYDIVALIPIIEKAGGVVTTWEGGPAENGGDIIAAASPELHAAALKAIDG
- a CDS encoding N-formylglutamate amidohydrolase, with the translated sequence MSPETDFRDVAPFEVRQPERQTVPFVFNSPHSGRHYPQRFLAMARLDRDAIRRSEDCFVDELFREALALGAPMLTANFPRAYLDVNREPWELDPRMFLETPPPFANVRSARVAGGLGTVPRIVGEGQEIYGGKIPLEEAVGRINLVYKPYHESLRRLIVATQARFGVAALIDCHSMPASIRLGDSGIRPDFIVGDRFGASASAAMTEATIGILTSLGYTVAHNKPYAGGFITEHYGRPARGLHAVQIEVNRGLYMNERTYRKSSGFEPLAQDIARFMTLLIRSAPFVEERPLAAE
- the cpdR gene encoding cell cycle two-component system response regulator CpdR, with product MARILLAEDDDDMRRFLVKALERAGYDVSDFDNGASAYERLREEPFSLLLTDIVMPEMDGIELARRATEIDPDLKVMFITGFAAVALNPDSKAPKDAKVLSKPFHLRDLVNEVEKMLQAA
- a CDS encoding thiamine pyrophosphate-requiring protein; translation: MAAEAPAPSSVGEAWMRLLKRRGVDFLFANSGTDFPSIVEGIARSEQLGVAIPRPVVCPHENAAISMAHGHAMVSGRAQAAMVHVNVGTANALNGLINADREYVPLLLAAGRTPILEEGENGSRSLNIHWAQEMFDQAGMVRESVRWDYELRDPRQLTLATDRALAIAHSDPAGPVYLTLPREILAMEPAGSVEDEPLMMPARIAGPEQTDVRKAAELFALARSPLIITSRAGVDRQVPELLSRFAARAGAAVVEYRRRHLSLSSEDAFHGGHEAAPWIGDSDLVLVIECDVPWIPGNGSTPPGAKVIQVGTDPLQARYPMRGFRSDLTIRASARHFLQAMLDEMDGAQSRFEARAAPARSKCAAIRDKGLAAVAQAPQRMTMAWASACLDRARAPDSIFVNEYPLVLSAVKTTEPGSFFGSSPAGGLGWGLPAALGAKLAAPQREVIATVGDGSYLFANPIVCQQIAAAEKIPILIVIFNNAAWGAVVRATRAMYPDGHAVRANRMPLTSLEPTPDFAMIARACGCWGEIVSDPIALPAAVDRAFTEIRSNGKCAVLDIRCES
- a CDS encoding Zn-ribbon domain-containing OB-fold protein; its protein translation is MSNPRSYPAPEISPEAKGFWDAANDERLVLATCLRCGRAHHFPRAVCPHCHATTLEFRAIDPRGEIYSFSVVGAGDDRYAIAYVTVAGGVKMMTNIVDCDFDALTIGKEVHAVYVPSQTGQKLVMFTPC
- a CDS encoding thiolase domain-containing protein, coding for MARYDARIIGAFEHPTRFAPDKSIVQLHAECAIGAATDAGIDLSEVDGYFCAADAPGLGALSVMDYLNLTPRYADATELGGASYVAHVGRAARAIDAGLCNVALITLAGKPRSANRSSSAAALAITGDRPERDFEVPFGPTTPASYALCAARHMHEYGTTSEQLAWIKVAASRHAAHNPNAWLKDAVTVDDVMASPMIASPLHRLDCCVVTDGGGALILARPEVARTLGRPSIRVLGCGEGIKHQGAGELDLTYTAAVHSGPVAFAESGLEHRQIQYASIYDSFTITVLLALEDLGFCKKGQGGSFVEGGNLISGIGMLPFNTDGGGLCNNHPANRGGMTKVVEAVRQLRGEAHPALQVPDCRFALCHGTGGALGTRHGCATLILSRED
- a CDS encoding ABC transporter ATP-binding protein; translated protein: MTDKASFPLLRADDVKTHFPVGGGQRVHAVDGVSFDVFDGETLGLVGESGCGKSTVGRSVLNLVEVTSGSVLFQGTDLTRLKRAEMRRMRKNMQMIFQDPYSSLDPRMSVGSLLAEAMTIHGLARSSRDAAERGAHLLDQVGLSGDHLKRYPHEFSGGQRQRIGIARALAVKPKLIVCDEAVSALDVSVQAQIINLLQDLQAEHGLAYLFIAHDVSVVEHISRRIAVMYLGRIMELAPARQLCTKPSHPYTQALLSAVPTPNPARKNTTRILLKGDVPSAINPPSGCRFHTRCPMRVPSCAVNEQKLVELSPGHWVACQERTGVVAAEPATVAA